Within the Cytophagia bacterium CHB2 genome, the region CAGGGGAAAATCAAGTTGTGCAACATGGGTAAAAGCGTGCAAAACGTTTTTGTGATTACCAAACTCACGAGCGTCTTCGATGTGGAAGAGACGCGTGACGCGGCGATTATGAATTTTTAACTCACTGATTTTCCAACCAAACATCCAAGCGGAGGTCTGCACATGAAGCAAGGCTTCTTCACCATGGCAGTCGTTGTCATCTCCATGATTATCGGTTATGCCATCTATACGCAATTGCCCAAGTTCATCCGGGATGGTGGCCCGGTGGTTTCGGTTTTGATTGCGTTGACCATCATGGTCGTCACCTTCATTTTTGAGCGGTTGTTGTCGTTGAATCGCGCCAAAGGCCGCACCGCCATGACGGTCTTTTTGAAAAAAATCCAGCAAGAGATTCACGCGGGTAACATCGACGGCGCCATTGAAGCGTGCGATCGCCAACGCGGCTCGCTGGCAAACGTTATTCGCAATGGTTTGGCGCGCTACAAAGAATTGAAAGAGAGTGGCAAGGTAAAAGAGCAAAAAGAAATGATGGCCGACGTGCAGCATGCGATCGAAGAGGCCATGCTGCTCGAAGTGCCGCTGCTCGAGAAAAACCTGGTCGTGCTTTCCACCATTGCCTCCATCGCCACGATGGTCGGTTTGTTCGGCACGGTTATCGGCATGATTCGCGCGTTCAAAGCGCTGGCGCAAGCCGGTGTGCCGGACGCCGTGCAGCTTTCGCTGGGTATCTCGGAAGCCTTGATCAACACGGCCGGCGGCATCTTCGCGGCAATTTTGGGCATCGTGTTCTACAACGTTTTCACCACGCGCGTTGACAATTTCACCTACATGATTGACGAGGCGAGCTACTCCATCGTGCAAACCCTGGCAACACGCTCGAAAGAATAAGCAAACGTGAGGCGTCAAGACTATGCCCAAGATTAAAAAAGGTCGAATCGGCATCAAGATCGACATGACTCCCATGGTGGACGTGGCATTTTTGCTGCTAACCTTTTTCATGTTGACCACCCAATTCCGTCCGCCGGAGGATGTGAGCGTGGTTATTCCCAGCTCGCATTCGGTGATCAAATTGCCGGAAACGGACGTGATGACCGTGTCGGTAAACGAGGAAGGTAAGATTTTCCTTGGCCTGGACTCGCAGCAATTGCGCATGGCCGTCTTTGGCCCGGAGTTCCGCTTGAAGCTGAGCACGGAAGTTGCGGATAAAGAAACACTCGCGCGCCTGCTGATTGACGCGCGCGTCAAAAATCCCAAACTCCGTACCGTCGTCAAGGCTGATCGCTCCGCTCCGTACGGCACCATCGAGGACGTCATGGATACATTGCAAAAAACCAAAATCACGCGGTTCAACCTCGTGACGGATATTGAGAGAACCTGACGGAGTTTCACTATGGCTGCTGTCGAAACTGGTGAATCCAGAAGTCATGCACGGGCTGGAAAAAAGCACAAGAAAAAACGCCGCCTTGGCATCCGTATTGACATGACGCCGATGGTGGATATTGCCTTCCTCCTGCTCACATTTTTCATGCTGACGACGGTGTTCAGCAAGCCGCAAACCATGGAAATCAACCTCCCGCCGGATGAATCCAAGGTCGATGTGGCGGAATCGAATCTGATGACCGTGCGCATCGTCCCAGATGGCACCGTTTATTGCAGTATGGGAAACGATGTGCCGGAAGTGGTGGTGGCGGGTGATGAGCTTAAGGATGTGGACAAAAAGGTGAAGGCCCTGGCAAAATTTCGCTCGCTGATGGTAGAGCGCAGCAACGCCAACCCGAAGCTGATCACCCTCATTAAAGTGCATCGGGAGGGGCAATACATTTACCTGGTTGACATCATTGATGAGTTGAACCTTGCCAACATCACCCGATTCAGTATCGCCCCGATGATTCCCGACGATCAGAAGATATTAGAAAAAGCCGGATATGCCGGGCCGCCGATTCAGGCTGCCGGGCCGTAACTCAGGGAGACAGCTATGGCTGCACTTTCAGAAGTTGCAATTTTAGAACAACTTTTTCCCTACGGCGCCCCGGAGTTGGTCAAGAATTACAAGAAGTATGCGACTACCGGACTCATCATCGCCGCGCTGCTGCATGCCGGGGCCTTGGGCGCCTATTATGTGATTCCGCTGTTGTTTCCGGAAGAAGAAGAGCCGATGGTGACGGTTCGCATCATGAAGTATAGCGAACTCGGGCCGCCGCCT harbors:
- a CDS encoding MotA/TolQ/ExbB proton channel family protein — translated: MKQGFFTMAVVVISMIIGYAIYTQLPKFIRDGGPVVSVLIALTIMVVTFIFERLLSLNRAKGRTAMTVFLKKIQQEIHAGNIDGAIEACDRQRGSLANVIRNGLARYKELKESGKVKEQKEMMADVQHAIEEAMLLEVPLLEKNLVVLSTIASIATMVGLFGTVIGMIRAFKALAQAGVPDAVQLSLGISEALINTAGGIFAAILGIVFYNVFTTRVDNFTYMIDEASYSIVQTLATRSKE
- a CDS encoding biopolymer transporter ExbD produces the protein MPKIKKGRIGIKIDMTPMVDVAFLLLTFFMLTTQFRPPEDVSVVIPSSHSVIKLPETDVMTVSVNEEGKIFLGLDSQQLRMAVFGPEFRLKLSTEVADKETLARLLIDARVKNPKLRTVVKADRSAPYGTIEDVMDTLQKTKITRFNLVTDIERT
- a CDS encoding biopolymer transporter ExbD, whose product is MAAVETGESRSHARAGKKHKKKRRLGIRIDMTPMVDIAFLLLTFFMLTTVFSKPQTMEINLPPDESKVDVAESNLMTVRIVPDGTVYCSMGNDVPEVVVAGDELKDVDKKVKALAKFRSLMVERSNANPKLITLIKVHREGQYIYLVDIIDELNLANITRFSIAPMIPDDQKILEKAGYAGPPIQAAGP